The following coding sequences lie in one Synechococcus sp. MW101C3 genomic window:
- a CDS encoding radical SAM protein: MLAFPSTYSVGITSLGYQVVWASLASRSDVDVRRLFTDQGDPPHRQLDLFGLSLSWELDGPVLLDLLEQLGIPLWSQERGERDPIVFGGGPVLTANPEPLAPFFDAVLLGDGELLLPAFIDAVQARRQEPRAERLRALAQIPGIYVPSLYAPRYGAAGELLAVEPIEPGLPATIAKQTWRGNTLSHSTVITPEAAWPSIHMVEVVRSCPELCRFCLASYLTLPFRTPSLDDGLIPAVEKGLTATQRLGLLGASVTQHPQFADLLTWLDGDRFEGTRVSVSSVRAATVTPQLGRILAKRGSKSLTIAIESGSERMRRVVNKKLATEEIFAAARYAKEGGLSGLKLYGMAGLPTEDDADIEATADLLLAIKAATPGLRLSLGVSTFVPKAHTPFQWEGVRPEAEKRLKRLARRLQPKGIELRPESYGWSVIQALLSRSDRRLAPVIAAVRGRHGQLGGWKAAYRDALAAAPAALPSPPPWQEVIHQRWPHEKLLPWEHLEGPLPKSLLQRHHDEALEPAKG, translated from the coding sequence GTGCTGGCCTTTCCGAGCACCTATTCAGTGGGGATCACCAGCCTGGGATACCAGGTGGTGTGGGCCAGCCTGGCCAGCCGCAGCGATGTGGATGTGCGGCGCCTGTTCACCGACCAGGGCGATCCGCCCCACCGCCAGCTTGATCTGTTCGGCCTGTCGCTCAGCTGGGAGCTCGATGGCCCCGTGCTGCTCGATCTGCTGGAGCAGCTGGGCATTCCGCTCTGGAGCCAGGAGCGGGGCGAGCGCGATCCGATCGTGTTCGGCGGCGGTCCGGTGCTCACCGCCAACCCCGAACCGCTGGCGCCCTTCTTTGATGCGGTGCTGCTGGGCGATGGCGAGCTGCTGCTGCCCGCCTTCATCGATGCCGTCCAGGCCCGGCGCCAGGAGCCGCGGGCTGAGCGACTGCGGGCACTGGCCCAGATCCCGGGGATCTACGTGCCATCGCTCTACGCCCCTCGCTACGGCGCAGCGGGTGAGCTGCTGGCGGTGGAGCCGATCGAGCCGGGCCTACCGGCCACCATCGCCAAGCAGACCTGGCGCGGCAACACCCTCAGCCACTCCACCGTGATCACCCCGGAGGCGGCCTGGCCCTCCATCCACATGGTGGAAGTGGTGCGCAGCTGCCCGGAGCTCTGCCGCTTCTGCCTGGCCAGCTACCTCACCCTGCCCTTCCGCACCCCCTCCCTCGACGACGGCCTCATCCCCGCCGTGGAGAAGGGCCTCACCGCCACCCAGCGGCTGGGCCTGCTGGGGGCCTCCGTCACCCAGCACCCGCAGTTCGCCGATCTGCTCACCTGGCTCGATGGTGATCGCTTCGAGGGCACGCGCGTGAGCGTCAGCTCCGTGCGGGCTGCCACCGTGACCCCCCAGCTGGGGCGGATCCTGGCCAAGCGCGGCAGCAAGTCGCTCACGATCGCGATCGAAAGCGGCAGCGAACGCATGCGCCGGGTGGTGAACAAGAAGCTCGCCACCGAGGAGATCTTCGCCGCCGCCCGCTACGCCAAGGAAGGCGGGCTCAGCGGCCTGAAGCTCTACGGCATGGCCGGCCTGCCCACGGAAGACGACGCCGACATCGAAGCCACCGCCGATCTGCTGCTCGCCATCAAGGCGGCCACGCCGGGGCTGCGGCTCAGCCTCGGCGTCAGCACCTTTGTGCCCAAGGCCCACACCCCCTTCCAGTGGGAAGGGGTGCGGCCGGAAGCGGAGAAGCGGCTCAAGCGGCTGGCCCGCCGCCTTCAACCCAAGGGCATCGAGCTGCGGCCTGAGAGCTACGGCTGGAGCGTGATCCAGGCGTTGCTCTCCCGCAGTGACCGGCGCCTGGCGCCGGTGATCGCCGCCGTGCGCGGCCGTCACGGGCAGCTGGGCGGCTGGAAGGCGGCCTATCGCGACGCGCTGGCCGCCGCACCCGCTGCGCTGCCGTCACCACCGCCTTGGCAGGAGGTGATCCACCAGCGCTGGCCCCATGAAAAGTTGTTGCCTTGGGAACATTTGGAGGGACCGCTCCCAAAGAGCCTCCTGCAGCGGCACCATGATGAAGCTCTTGAACCAGCCAAGGGCTGA
- a CDS encoding S8 family serine peptidase, producing the protein MQQLLVQWRLNIDAARRTSIHRELGGTVLRSIHTLPMQQAGEGVLDVVRAPADAQARERLLRSYGQRYEVLFAEQDGRVGIQQVSNDPSLSTLWGMQSSGFGSGAVGAWGRDITGTTTTVVGIVDSGIDYTHPDLYLNIWLNQGELQGLSFFSSLVDTDGDQLISFRDLNNATNRSNPAAGLTDWNGNGYIDAGDMLDSRSGWENGVDNDSNGYRDDLIGWDFANNDNDPYDDNSHGTHVAGTVGAMGGNGLGVAGVNWQVQMVPLKFLARSGSGSLSDAVLALDYFTTAKIQAGQRGETGQFVGTNNSWGGGGYSRALENAIDRATQQDLLFIAAAGNGGLDGIGDDNDLNPSYPSNYSSSNVIAVAAITSTGALARYSNFGSVSVDLGAAGSSVFSTVPGGGYGNKSGTSMASPHVAGAAALLKSAFPSATAAQIKRALLESATPTASLANKTVTGGRLNIPAALDRLGALVVDPTLPMVSVAASGAAAAEAGQAPGSFTLTRSGGTLGQSLTVSFSLGGTATAGDYAPSLGSTITFASNQTSVVLTITPVDDTLVEGPETLVLNLAPGSAYAVGTGSATVTIADNDAAPPPPTNQILWGTTGNNTVTGGNGDDRIAGVPSSGTSAAALGRNQIDSLTGGGGRDTFLLADSRGTFYNDGARLSQGTEDYALIKDFNAADDKLQLRSDSQYLYRFSGGSTEIFLGNGDNRFTNADELIGKLEGVNLVPGTGAYILGTGNSWTTFI; encoded by the coding sequence GTGCAACAACTGCTCGTCCAGTGGCGCCTCAACATCGACGCCGCCAGACGCACGTCCATCCACCGGGAGCTGGGGGGAACAGTCCTGCGCTCCATCCACACCCTGCCCATGCAACAGGCCGGGGAGGGGGTGCTGGATGTGGTGCGGGCACCCGCGGATGCCCAGGCCAGGGAGCGACTGCTGCGGAGCTACGGCCAGCGATACGAAGTTTTGTTCGCTGAACAGGATGGGCGCGTTGGCATCCAGCAGGTCAGCAACGATCCCTCCCTCAGCACGCTCTGGGGCATGCAGAGCAGTGGCTTCGGCTCTGGCGCAGTCGGTGCCTGGGGGCGGGACATCACCGGGACCACCACCACGGTTGTGGGAATCGTCGACTCCGGCATCGATTACACCCACCCCGACCTCTACCTCAACATCTGGCTGAACCAGGGCGAGCTCCAGGGCCTGAGCTTTTTCAGCTCACTGGTCGACACCGATGGCGACCAACTGATCAGTTTCCGCGACCTCAACAACGCCACCAACCGTTCCAATCCAGCCGCCGGGCTCACCGACTGGAACGGCAACGGCTACATCGATGCCGGGGACATGCTTGACAGCCGCTCAGGCTGGGAAAACGGGGTCGACAACGACAGCAATGGCTACAGGGATGACCTGATCGGTTGGGACTTCGCCAACAACGACAACGACCCCTACGACGACAACAGCCACGGCACCCATGTGGCTGGAACCGTCGGGGCCATGGGCGGCAATGGCCTGGGAGTGGCAGGCGTGAACTGGCAGGTGCAGATGGTGCCCCTGAAGTTCCTCGCCCGCTCAGGCAGCGGCAGCCTCAGCGATGCCGTATTGGCGCTCGACTATTTCACCACCGCCAAGATCCAAGCGGGCCAACGGGGGGAAACAGGCCAGTTCGTGGGCACCAATAACTCATGGGGCGGTGGTGGCTATTCCCGGGCCCTCGAAAACGCGATTGATCGGGCCACCCAACAGGATCTGCTGTTCATCGCGGCAGCCGGTAACGGCGGCCTCGACGGCATCGGCGACGACAACGACCTCAATCCCAGCTACCCCTCCAATTACTCCAGCAGCAACGTGATCGCCGTGGCTGCGATCACCAGCACAGGCGCCCTGGCGAGATACTCGAACTTCGGGTCGGTGTCGGTGGATCTCGGGGCGGCTGGTTCCTCCGTCTTCTCCACCGTGCCCGGGGGGGGGTACGGCAACAAGAGCGGCACCTCGATGGCCTCGCCCCACGTCGCAGGAGCGGCGGCGCTGCTCAAGTCGGCGTTTCCCAGCGCCACCGCCGCCCAGATCAAGCGGGCCTTGCTCGAATCCGCGACCCCCACAGCCTCTCTGGCCAACAAGACCGTGACCGGCGGACGGCTCAACATCCCCGCCGCCCTCGACCGGCTGGGCGCGCTGGTGGTGGACCCAACCCTGCCGATGGTGTCGGTGGCAGCCAGCGGTGCTGCAGCGGCGGAAGCAGGCCAAGCGCCCGGCTCCTTCACCCTGACCCGCAGTGGCGGGACCCTCGGCCAGTCCCTGACGGTGAGCTTCAGCCTTGGCGGCACGGCCACCGCGGGCGACTACGCGCCCAGCCTGGGCAGCACCATCACCTTTGCCAGCAACCAGACGTCCGTCGTGCTCACCATCACGCCGGTGGACGACACGCTGGTGGAGGGGCCGGAAACCCTGGTCCTCAATCTTGCGCCCGGCTCCGCCTACGCGGTCGGCACGGGCTCGGCCACCGTCACCATTGCCGACAACGACGCTGCGCCACCGCCCCCAACCAACCAGATCCTCTGGGGCACCACTGGCAACAACACAGTCACCGGCGGCAATGGCGACGATCGAATCGCCGGAGTTCCCTCCAGCGGCACCTCGGCCGCAGCCTTGGGCCGCAACCAGATTGACAGCCTCACCGGCGGCGGCGGCCGTGACACCTTTCTCCTGGCCGACAGCCGCGGCACCTTCTACAACGATGGCGCCCGCCTCTCCCAAGGCACTGAGGACTATGCCCTGATCAAGGACTTCAATGCCGCCGACGACAAGCTGCAGCTGCGCAGCGATTCCCAGTATCTCTATCGCTTCTCGGGAGGATCCACCGAGATCTTTCTGGGCAACGGCGATAACCGCTTCACCAATGCCGATGAACTGATCGGGAAATTGGAAGGGGTCAACCTCGTACCAGGGACGGGCGCCTACATCCTTGGAACCGGCAACAGCTGGACGACCTTCATCTGA
- a CDS encoding phage integrase N-terminal SAM-like domain-containing protein, translating to MTAPRPAGLIQRYREELQVRHYARRTVKTYEQWLRRFLRFHGLRHPREMGCSEVNAFLNHLAVDLQVSASTQNQALSALLLLE from the coding sequence ATGACCGCCCCTCGCCCTGCTGGCTTGATCCAGCGCTACCGGGAGGAGCTGCAGGTGCGGCACTACGCCCGCCGGACCGTGAAGACCTACGAGCAGTGGCTGCGCCGCTTTCTGCGCTTTCACGGCCTGCGACACCCACGGGAGATGGGCTGTTCCGAGGTGAATGCCTTCCTCAATCACCTAGCGGTGGACCTGCAGGTGAGTGCCTCAACCCAGAACCAGGCCTTGAGTGCGCTGCTGTTGCTGGAGTGA